The segment GTAAGCTTTGAATCCCTCCCATGAAATTGCCAGAGCATCAGGATTCCATGCTAGCTCTGCAAATGAATCATGCTCTGGCGAACTAAGATTCACCCAACTGGTAGGTTTCGGCAAAACCAACATAAGGGGTGGCTGAGTACCAGAGACAACATTCTCCTTGAAGGAGAACCAGTCTGCGAAGTAGCAATTTAACAGCGTTGAGACGAGTTACACAGATTCCTGTCACAGCTGACTGAAAGATGAGAACAAGAGCAACTGCAGCCCATGTGCTCTGAGTCATTCCCCATTACGTGCATGGAATGAGAAACTGTGAGCTAAGAATGAAGACCTTGCTGAGCAGAAATATTTTTGGGTAATGGAGGATTTGAAACCACCATCACCCGGGAATTAGTTgaagacgatggacttagactGTTAGCATGATAAGAGCCCTGTAAATTCAGCAGATCTTCTAAAAGATAGGAATTGGACGATGCACGCATAAATTCTTTGTAAGTCTGTTGAGGTGACAGAGACCACCGTGCACATAAAACTGGATGTTCAAACTTCCCTTTTTTGGATGTACTAGGTCCTTCAAGTGATGCGGTGTGTCAAGCCTTATCAGCAAACAAATAGGAACAAGCCTTGGCAAATTCACTAAACTCCTCCAAAgtgaaatgtttacattttccgCACTGAGAATCCCACTTGCATTGACCAACACAATCCACAAACAGCAAATGAGGATTGTTAGCTGACAAAAACATTGTTACAGCCAGTACATTTCCTCTGATCAACCTTTCCCATTTTGTTGAGAGTATGCTGATATGTCCACACTAGTTTGCAAAAAGAAATAGTATGATGATTTGCAGATAGTCACGTGGGCAGTTGGTGATGCGTGCTGCATGCTTAGCATGAGAGTTGGGAAGCTGTCTCATAATGAGGGTAGCATGAGTGCCTGGGCGGTTAGACAAGAGAGGCCTAGACGGAAAAAGTTTACATGGTTCCACTCAGTTTCAAATCAAAGACAGaagtgagataggataagtttaagaATTTAAGCGTCTATTATGGTATACTACTCgaaataaatgaaacaacacCCACAGTTTTAAGGCTGTGTGTACATTGACAATAGTCACATGAAGTGAGGTGTTCTTTAACTATATGGTAAGAGTACATTTCGGTTAGATAAAGTATTGGAAATCGAACTCAAAGCCCTGTATTGGACCTAGATATCTTAGAAACCACATTGGTGTCACGCTAACATAAGGATCAAACATTATGGTCAGCACATGATTGGTTGCAACAACAGGAAAGTGGTTCAAGGAAGAGTAGCAACACTGAATACTGCCAATAGCAGACAACGACATCCTGACACAGCCACATCACAGCTTCAGTGGGCACAAACCTCAAGTTCTCGCATCACTTCATCCATGAAATCTGTCGAGTTGTTTTTATAGTCCACAGCAGCACGTATTGCATCCTTGAACAACTGAAACAGCATACAGTAACTTTATAAAACTGACACACATACAACAAAGCAAACAACATAACCAGTAAATTTCCTTTTTTCAGTTGCTAAGCACTGGATGACCTACCTTGACAACATTAGTTCCATCAGATGCTGACACAAAGTAGAAGGGCATGTTGTGCTTCTTGGCAAAGTTAAAACCTTTCTGAGTGACACTGCTGTCAACTGGAAGCAGACACAATGACACTTACTTTACATCACATTATAATACAGAGAATATACAGTAAAGCACATACTAGACCTGACAATTGGTTGTCTTTCTTAACATCCGAACAAGTATTTTTACAGTATCTCATATGATAAACATAGAATTCAGCTCACCATCAATCTTGTTGCCCACACAGAGGCAGGGTATCTCAGGCCTGTATTCCCTCAATTCCTTCAACCAGTTGGGTAGATTCTTATATGTTATTTTCCTTGTAGTATCAAACACCTACAGGCAACAAATATATAAGATAAAAATATTTGGATATTTGGGCAAAATACATTTCTTTGTCAGTTGTAAAGTTGTTACCATTTACAGCTGCATCAGGGTGCTGTGATATACTACTAAAGGGTGCTACTAAAAGAAGTTAAAGGAGATCTACCTCTTCAGTGATAATAAAGATATGGGTagtgtgaaacatattttgataagTATACCAAAATCAGTTAAAAAACTTCATTCtgtattgtttttcaaattctaatctgTAGTTTTTGTTGCACATACAAAGCATTTTGAAAGGAATTAAGCCGCCCACAATTTTTGGCATGGCTTGAAATTGAAATAAACAACTGAGCTATGGATTATGCAGAGATGTGTCCTTTTTGGGCACAGTTCAACTGGTTTATATCTTCTATGGCCAAATTACCATAACACAAGCATGGGCCTGGTGGTAGTATGATGGATGCATGTTGTTGAACCTCTCTTGGCCAGCTGTGTCCCAGAAATCTGAcaattagaaacaaatattagtaGACAAATGtatattcagtattttgaaaacataataaGCAGGTTACCCTAAGTAAGGGTATGCAATCAACAAACATAAGGGACACAAGTCTGCATAGCTAATTTGGGATCGTCCATATCCCATATGGCACAGAGATGCAGGTCAACAATTTAGAAAATAGTGTTTCAGTAAGCCATAATAATGAAGCTTTGCTGTTTCCCTGTCTGAAATTAGCAGCACTTACGTTTGGCAATGTTCTTGCAATTTCatggcagggggacaccagaatggacttcacacaatgtagttatgtttggaatcgaacccaggcctttcagcatgacaagcaaatgctttaaccagtatGCTACACAGTAGGCCCTATTCAAATATTTGACTGAGATGAAAACTATGGAGACAGATCCAAATTGGAATACATGCTACTACTGAATCAAACTTGAACCACTAAAAATGCAGGTTCACCCAAATTTCAAAGTGGTTATAAATTGTAACTTACCAACAGAAATTTGTTTCCCATTCAGCTCAGTTCTGTGGTTGAACAAGGTTAAAGCATACGTTGACAGCTGCTGTGGTTTACTGGTTGAAAGTCAAGGGTTTATGAACTGTGTAGTAATATATTCTACATAAGAACTATAAATGTACTACGTTTCTACAGAAATATGAGGCAGGGCAGatataatacatggttgtaTCCAcagttgtttgcttgttttggaACAGTCATATAAGGCAAAatacaaaaagtgaaatgtttctcaggcatcgacacgtcacttttatttgtgcacgtaacaattttttttattgtcatctaaaaaaataattttgacttggccagGTGCCAATCATCagtttgtccactataagaatgagtgtctgtaagaacgcgtgtgactgaatctacaactcactACTAAACTTCCCAAGATGTACTTCTgagagaaataaataaaaatgtgttcctcccctATCACTTTTTTTTACTTCAAAATCTAAAGGAAAGTCCTTCCACCCttctcacttttgaaacaaatgttttttttatgcagcctaatgaTTTTTCTAATAATAGATTGTTACTCTAGCCACTAGTCCCAATTCACGTCAAATTTCTTCAGGTCTTGTGGGATCTCGTTATACAAATCAATAAAAATGTTAAAGAAAAACTAACCAGTTAAACAAAAATACAGAAGATCACGTCAAAATACAGTTTGGGTCTTGGTAACAAAGGCAAGTTTTACTGCAATTGTGCAAGAAAGGATACTATCCATTCATCAGGAAACGCTCAACCAACCttcaaaagataaaaaaaatgttacaaAGATGAGAACAGTGATGAGAATAACAATCATTCAGATTGAGGATAACTGTAACAAGCTGATTACGCTGACTTTACATGAAACTCCTTCCTGATATGCCAGGTGAAATGGACTAAAGTAGTACTtcattttacccatgtttgcTGGCACAATCTTTCAGAAGATCATGAAGAACATGATTACCTGGTATGCACACAAATATGTAATGATATGATAATCATGTTGGCATAAATGGCAGCAACTTCTTCCAATAAAACCTGTTAAAACAAAATCTTCATTAAATGGGATAAGAGCTCAGCCGAACTTGCAACTAACCCTAATTATATGATGAATTTctaaaagatcaaaggcgccgacagtACTTTATCTGGTGATAAATATGTGCACTTACTGCATGGCATTACGCTGTATTGACATCACCATACCATTATTGTTTTTAACAATAATACTATTCATAGTTCCGTGCAAATGTGTACTTTATTACACTACACACAAGGGTGGAGCGAACTGTAGTTCCTAAACAGCAGAAAGCTTTTTCCTTACCATGCCTGCCCTACAGGATATTTTAATATAAAGGCATGTCCTGCCCAAATTAAGATTACACTGAAGTCAACCCCAACCAAACACAACCTATGACAACTAGCCCAAATGACTGAACAGGAATGTTAGATATTAGAAACATGTGTCATTTAACAGTATAACTCTACTACCATTGATTACATTAGTACTGGCCAGTAAGGTACAGTCTTGCTGTATAACTTGTCCATCATGAGGCACGACAATCAATTTGTGGAATGGTAACAAAAAGGTAAAGGTTTTTTCTCATCAGAGTATGATATTTTACTTAGTATGGAACCCCTGGGAGAACATAAAATGACAAATGTAATTACTGTTCACCGACTGCTGGATATTCATGCCTCAGGCGTAGTCATCAACAGAACGACGTTTTAAAATGTTGCCTAGCAACCTATGACACATTTAACTTTCACGTTCAAAATTCAAGAACCACTCCCAAAAAAATACTTGCATATTACTACAAATAAATGTGAAGAAATGCATTCTTCAAATCAATGTTTCTACCATCTATCATAGTTCCAGGGAAGACTTTTTGAATCAAGATACATCTCAGAAACGTGCTCGAAAATAGGACAAATAGAACACTGAAGACCTGTCATCAGACTTTGGCAAACCATTACACTAAATAGAGTAAAATCTATGAAATGGACCAAACAGTACTTGGACTTTCCAACTGCGCTGTCACCGAGGCATATAATCTTTACTTTAACATCTTCAGAATCTCCCTTCTTCTCATAGTCCGGCATCTCATCAGTAGTCGCCATTTTGAGACCCAGAAGAATGTACAATGTTGCATTATGGGATCGACATTAATGCCCCTGTTTCTAAATATAGATAATGACAAAAGCGCCGGTAAAATATTTATTGGGCATAGGTTAGGGAGATTGTGCTGTGTTGTTAGTATCGGTAATATCAGGGATAaactacaacagggataggtcactcgcttgctttctttactatttgtactaattaacgtgtgcctcgtcatgctccaacgcacacagggacttggctcgttcccagcactacttcagctgtgtttaacagaacttcagccagtttattgtatcagtcgaaattttacaatgaatgaatgaattatagtaagaattaagagcaagaattatgtgagtaaatgaaagaaacacaataaaagaaagaagtacatatgtgaataaatgaaagaataaatgatgcaccgcggccttccctcccataACATGTTAAAGACCGCAAAAAACGTCGCGAGAACACGAGTTAACTCCAGTTGTCCTTTTTAAAagatctactttgagacatttttgtttacattaataattaattcagacatcttattgcatgtggggaatggaatggacattaacaaaatgttaactgacactgtcacacatccctcaaaaacagaaag is part of the Haliotis asinina isolate JCU_RB_2024 chromosome 6, JCU_Hal_asi_v2, whole genome shotgun sequence genome and harbors:
- the LOC137286766 gene encoding rab-like protein 2A, yielding MATTDEMPDYEKKGDSEDVKVKIICLGDSAVGKSKLVERFLMNGYKPQQLSTYALTLFNHRTELNGKQISVDFWDTAGQERFNNMHPSYYHQAHACVMVFDTTRKITYKNLPNWLKELREYRPEIPCLCVGNKIDVDSSVTQKGFNFAKKHNMPFYFVSASDGTNVVKLFKDAIRAAVDYKNNSTDFMDEVMRELEYFELDSGKSKEDKDDKSDSGLDTDKEDSKKTS